The following is a genomic window from Rhodospirillales bacterium.
GACCGGCGTCAGCCGGCGCCCGCCGACTTTGAGGCGGACCATGCCGCCCTCCCTATCGGCGTCGTTGTCGAGTTCGTAGGGCAGCGTGCCGGCGAGCGCCTTCACGTCCTCGGCGCCGCGCCCCATCAGGCGCTTGATCGAACTGACGACCCGATCGGGCTGCTCCAGCAGCATGGCGCGGGCGGCAAAGCCGACAATGGGCGGAAGGTCCGGCGGGTAAGCGACCACCGATGGCACCAGGCCCGAGCCTTTTTCGTCGCGCAACACCTCGGGCTGGCCTTTGCGGCTGACGGCGACGACCGAATTGGTGGTGCCGAGGTCGATGCCGACCGCCAACGCGCGCTCGGCGGCGTGCGGCAGCGGGGTGGCGCCCGGCTCGTGGATTTGCAGCAGGGCCATCGGGTCAACTCTTGCCGGCGCGGCGGGCGCGGCTGTCGTCGATCAGTTTGCGGAGGTACCGCAACCGGGTGGTGAGCTTGGCGGCTTCGTCGAGGTCGTTCTTGCGGAAAGCCGTCGCCAAGTCGTCGACGCACTCCTCGATGTCGGCGGTAATGTTGGCGGCGAACAATTCCACCTGCGCGGCCGATTGCGCGGCGGCGAGCGCTTCGCGCATTTCCATCGCTTCCATCAGGATGACCGGATCGGCGATCTGATTGCAGCCCTCGGACAGAACGTCCATGCCGGCGAGATGCAGCAGATAGACCGCCCGCTTCAAGGGATCGGCGAGCGTCTCGTAGGCTTCGTTCAGGCTGACGGCCTGGGCCTGCGACAGCGCCTTCTCGCGCGCGGTGCGGGTGGCGAAGCGGTCGGGATGGAGGCGGCGCTGCAAGTCGAAATAGCGCCGCTCCAGCTCGGCGCGATCGACGGCGAAAGCGCGTTCGAGCCCCAGGCGCCGGAAATGATCGACGTCGCCCGGCGGCTGTACCGCGCGGCAGGTGACGCAGAAGGGCGCCTCCCCGGGCGTCGGCCCGCCGCACGACCAGCAGGCTTGCGTCGCGCCGGAAGGCGCGGCGGATTGTTCGGCGGGTCGAACCTGCGGCATCGGTGCGCTCCGGAAGAAACGGCGATCACGCGAAGCGCGCGATTCAAACGTGAAAGGATTCGCCGCAGCCGCAGCGGCCTTTTTCGTTGGGGTTGGTGAACACGAACCCCGATTCGAGCTTGTCCTCGCGGTAGTCCATCTCGGTCCCGAGGATGAACATGGTCGCCTTGGGATCGATCAGGAGGGTCACGCCTTGGGTTTCGACCACCTCGTCGAAAGCGTTGCGCTCGTCGGCGAATTCGAGGGTATAGGACATGCC
Proteins encoded in this region:
- the hscB gene encoding Fe-S protein assembly co-chaperone HscB, with the translated sequence MPQVRPAEQSAAPSGATQACWSCGGPTPGEAPFCVTCRAVQPPGDVDHFRRLGLERAFAVDRAELERRYFDLQRRLHPDRFATRTAREKALSQAQAVSLNEAYETLADPLKRAVYLLHLAGMDVLSEGCNQIADPVILMEAMEMREALAAAQSAAQVELFAANITADIEECVDDLATAFRKNDLDEAAKLTTRLRYLRKLIDDSRARRAGKS
- a CDS encoding iron-sulfur cluster assembly accessory protein; its protein translation is MTVTPAAVAKIKALLDGRGKPSAGIRIGIRTKGCSGMSYTLEFADERNAFDEVVETQGVTLLIDPKATMFILGTEMDYREDKLESGFVFTNPNEKGRCGCGESFHV